A genome region from Musa acuminata AAA Group cultivar baxijiao chromosome BXJ3-5, Cavendish_Baxijiao_AAA, whole genome shotgun sequence includes the following:
- the LOC135637682 gene encoding TOM1-like protein 1: protein MGDNLMDKVSAFGERLKISGSEVSRKMTAGMSSMSSKMKDFFQVQNQVEKIVEDATSENLDGPNWPANLEICDMINSEKFHSVEFIRGIKKRIMLKNPTVQYLALVLLETCVKNCEKAFSEVAAERVLDEMVKLIDDPQTVVNNRNKALVMIEAWGESGEELRYLPVFEETYKSLKSRGVRFPGRDVESLAPIFTPPRSVSETESYNSAIQQQTYNDFHVHSFTAEETKEAFDVARNSIELLSTILSSSPHQEALQDDLTTTLFQQCQRSQRTVQRIIETAGDNEAVLFEALNVNDELQKILSKYEELRKPPVVNSEPEPAVIPVAVEPEESPRATREDALIRKPPGSETRSGGDDGILDDLDEMIFGKIGGSTSEDQNSEKQHKQQKSNLITF, encoded by the exons ATGGGTGACAACCTCATGGATAAAGTCAGCGCCTTTGGCGAGCGTCTGAAGATTAGCGGGTCTGAGGTAAGCCGCAAGATGACGGCTGGCATGAGCTCTATGAGTTCTAAGATGAAGGACTTCTTCCAAGTTCAAAACCAAGTTGAGAAAATAGTCGAGGATGCCACCTCAGAAAACTTGGATGGTCCTAACTGGCCTGCCAACCTTGAGATCTGTGACATGATTAACAGTGAAAAGTTCCACAGCGTCGAATTCATCCGTGGCATCAAAAAGCGAATTATGTTGAAGAATCCCACTGTCCAATATCTTGCTTTAGTTCTCCTTGAGACCTGTGTGAAAAACTGTGAGAAGGCTTTTTCTGAGGTTGCTGCTGAGAGAGTCCTAGATGAGATGGTAAAGTTGATTGATGATCCACAGACTGTAGTGAATAATAGGAACAAGGCTCTTGTCATGATTGAAGCATGGGGAGAATCTGGAGAGGAACTCAGATACTTGCCAGTCTTTGAAGAAACCTACAAG AGCCTGAAATCTCGAGGTGTTCGCTTTCCTGGAAGAGATGTCGAAAGCTTAGCTCCGATATTTACTCCTCCACGTTCAGTTTCAGAGACAGAATCATATAACAGTGCTATTCAACAGCAAACATATAATGATTTTCATGTGCATAGTTTCACTGCTGAAGAAACAAAGGAAGCATTTGATGTGGCTCGCAACAGCATTGAACTTCTGTCCACCATTTTATCATCTTCGCCACATCAAGAAGCTTTACAG GATGATTTGACGACTACCCTCTTTCAGCAATGCCAACGAAGTCAACGCACTGTCCAAAGAATTATAGAGACAGCAGGTGATAATGAGGCAGTGCTTTTCGAGGCCTTGAATGTAAATGATGAACTTCAGAAGATCCTCTCCAAGTATGAAGAGCTGCGGAAGCCTCCTGTTGTGAATTCTGAACCAGAGCCCGCAGTGATACCAGTTGCCGTGGAACCTGAGGAGTCTCCTCGAGCTACCAGAGAAGATGCCCTCATCAGAAAACCACCAGGTTCCGAAACAAGGtcaggtggagatgatggcatccTTGATGATCTTGATGAGATGATCTTCGGTAAAATAGGAGGGAGCACTTCTGAGGATCAAAATTCTG